TCACTGAGCTATTGGCGCGAATTCCGTCTGAGAAAGGGCGCAGCCAAGCACTCATCCTTGTCAACGCCGTGGCActggccgagcaggccaGCGAGACGGTCGAGCGAATGCTGCCTCATTTGCGTGTAGAGATCGAGCAGGGTGCAAAGTACAGGGCATCAGGTACGGCAGATGTCACAGTCGCGACGGTCCAATCGCTCAAGAATGCAAGTCGCCTGGAAAAGTACGATCCTTGGAAGTTTAAATGCGTCATTGTagacgaggcgcaccactcgacctcggcgacgtaccgtgCGGTCCTTTCGCATTTCAACAGCGATATTCCGTGCGACGAGCCTGAGATCGACGTTCCTGTACGCGTTCCCATCATCGGTTTCTCTGCGACGTTTAGCCGCCAcgacggcctcgcgctcggaaCCGTATTCGACCAAATTGTCTTTCACAAAGATTTTCTTGCTATGATTGAAGAGCAATGGTAGGTCCTCTTGCTGACCCAGGTTATGCCCGCTGCGGTTCACGGCCGTCCAAGCGGAGTTTGACCTGACCAAGGTTGCAACGACCGGGGCCGACTTTAAcgtcgcctcgctcgcAAAGGTCATCAACCGCCCAGCTATTACCGAGCTAATTGTCAGGACCTGGCTTGGCAAAGCCTATACCCACCGGCGGTCCACGCTCGTCTTTGCTGTGAATATCGACCATGTAAATACGCTCGTCGCTGAATTCACAAGCCGCGGCATCGACGCACGCGGCATACACTCTGGCATGCATTTGGAAGAGCGGCGAGTGACTCTGGCCGCTTTTCGTGCTGGCGAGTTTCCGGTCCTGATCAACTGCGGTACGTTCCCAGGCTCATGTAGCGATCCTCACCGAAGGCGCAGATGTCCCTCCTATTGACTGTGTACTCCTGGCGCGCCCGACCCAGTCCCAAAACCTCTTTTCTCAAATGATTGGCAGAGGTATGCGTCTGAGCCCAGAAACAGGCAAGGAGGATTGTTTGATTCTCGACTTGGTCGGCAATCTCGGTAATGATATGGTTTGCACACCAACGCTCTTTGGGTTGTACGATGAGCAGCCGATCGAGGGTGCGTACTCTTTCTAATCCAGACGACACGGTGGAGTCACTCAAGGCGCGAGCTCAGCCAAAAGTCTGTGGGACGCTCCCGAAAGTGCAATGGGAGGCGCCGCTTCCGTCGTCCTTTACTTTTGTCGACTTTGAAAATCCGGCTGAGCTGTACACCGCCATGCAAGCACGTCCAAGCCGTGCCATTGACGAAATTTCGCCAAACGCGTGGGTCGACTGTGGTGGGGACACGTACGTCCTGTCGACCTATGACCAGAGCTATGTTAAAATCCACCGCGAAGGAAAAGGTGCGTTGTTCTACTCACACAGACTATATTGGCACGCACTACCCCCGCAATCCGGGCTTTGACTGGACTGACATTGCGGCCAAGAAAGCCGGCTCTCCCTACTGGCAGAAGCGGGTCGTACTCCAATCCGAAGACCTAGGGCACGCCATCCGCGGCTGCGACACCTTTATGAGCAAGCTCGTCACTGCATCCGGTCGCTCCCCTTTGTGGCTTCGCCGAAGTGCACGATGGCGCCATAGCCCCGCCTCGCCCCGTGCACGCGCAGCATTGCAACGGAAGCTGCAAAGCAAAGGCGAggtggacgacgacgcgaaGCCGTGGGCGAATGCCACGCAAGGCACAGTCAATACCATCCTCACACGACTGGCGCACGGAACTAAGAACCGCTGGCGCCACGCTGCCAAGGCACACAACAAGagagcagcgcgtgcgcagcgcaccaaCCCCGCGGTGAGCGTAGGTCCGCTCCCAAAGCCTACGCCCGATCGTGATTCGTAGCGCAGCGAGGTGCATAAACCTGCATACGCGTGCATATTTTTCGACGCGTCGTTTTGCCGGATCGCCGTGCTCTTGGATCGCGATGGACCAACTCATCTACTTTCTGAAGACGCATAGGCGCCAGATCCTGCGCATTGGGCGCAAGGTATGTCAAATGACTTATAAAGATCATCAAAGCGTTCAAGCGCCATCAGCAGTCGGCCGGTATGGGTGCTGGCATGGGTGCTGGCATGGGTGCTGGTATGGGCGGTGGTATGGGCGGTGGCATGGGCGGCCAGGGCCCCTTTCCTCCCCAAGGCGGCTTCCAGCAAGGCGGATATCCCTCGCAGGGTGCTCCGGGTGGACCGGCGCCCCATACCCAGGAGATTCTCGGCACGAACAATATCCATGCGTTTGACGACAATAATGTAAACGCACAAAATCCGCAGTACAAGGACCTGCGGAACCGCGCCCGGTCGGAGGGTGACAAAATGGCGCATGCGTTTGACGCGTCCAAGGCTGCCTACAACCACGGCGATGGTGGGCGCGCGAAGCAGCTCAGCGACGAAGGCAACATGCACAAGCACAACATGGAGCAACTCAACGCGCAAGCCGTGCAGTGGATCTTTGCCGCGAACAATGCAGACTCGCCGCCTGGAACGGTGGATTTGCACGGTCTCTACGTTAAGGAAGCGCTTGTCAAGGTCGACGAAGTAATCCGTCAGGCTCAGGCACAAAATTTCCCTCAGCTGCGCCTGATTGTCGGCAAGGGTATTCATTCCAAGGACCACGTTACGAAAATCAAGCcggccgtcgaggaccTCTTGCGCAAGTACAATATtgctgcgcacctcgaccgccgGAACCAGGGTGTGCTGGTCGTCGACATGAACGgtcctcgcggcggcggcagcgccgagtTCACTCGCGACATGGCGCGCAACGCGACGGGCAACGACCAGGAGTGTGTCATTATGTAACTATTCACGCTGGGGTCGGAACCAGCGGAGAATCGGCTCGTATATGGGTGCTTTGGGCGCACTAGGCGCTTCTgcagcgtgctgcgcacctGTCAAGCGCAGGCCACGCAACCGCGCGCTTGCCGCTTCCACTACCAGAGGGTAGGTGCGATCCAGCGTATCGCGCAGGAAGCTGGCCTTGGTATAGAGTAATCTGCGCGCGGTAAAAGGTGCAATATTGTTATAGCGACGAATCACTTGATTCAGTTGGTATACCGCCTCTTCGTGGTAGCTGCGTTGGTCGACGACCCACTGAGCGTCGCGAAAGTTGCGTGCCCAGTCGACCAAATGCCGCTGTGCATCGTTGCGGATGGCAAAGGTATAATCGGGGATATCCGTCGGCTGGTTGTCGTGCATGTGCCAGTCGACATGCACCGGCTCCATCTGCTGCCATGGCGCGTGAAATTCTAGCGCGTAGAGTGCGCGACAGATCCAGGCAGCCTGAATACGCTGACGGAGCGAGCGCTCTTCGGTAGCGAGCTCGATGTTGATCTCGAcccacggcggcgcaccgccttgACGCTGCACCATGCGGTTCAAAACAAACTCTTCACGCTGGAGGTGCGCATTGCCCTCGTTGTGGTCGTACGGAATCGGTTTTCCGCGCAACGAATTCTTTTgcagcgagccggtgcGGATTGCTTCTTCAATGCGCATCTCGGCGATACCAGCGAGTCCCTTTGCAGCGGTGACAACGCCAAGGAGGGGTTTGTTCTGGTCTTCAtcgctcggctcggccTGGTTCTTGCGATCGGGATAGCGCACCTTTTTGTCGAGTGCCGTCTCAATTCGATCGCGAAGTACGGATCGCCGCAGCGACTCACGAACCTGCCCCATGGCCTTGGCATTGTCAAGGGGTAGTTGATTCGGCGTCACGCCGTGCTTCTGGAGCTTCTTTTTCATCTcggacgccggcgcctcgataTCAATGTGCGCATACTTGCCACGGTAGACACGCGTCTCGGGCGAGGGCCCCGGCATGTACGAGAGGTCCCAAGGGTTGTTGCCCGTTTTACGAATCCGTACGCCGTTCGCGCCCACGCTCTCCACGGCAGAGGTCGGCCGTGCAGtgggccgctgcgccttACTGAGGCGCGCCGACTCCGACGTACGCGCATCCTCGCCCCGCCGCATGGGCTTGTACTTGTCTACGAGCATGCGCAGTACGGCATCCTCGAAGCGCTCCTCGCCAGTCCACACTGGCTCCTGggcgcgcccggccgcTTCGATCTTGGCTTGCATCGCCTTTTCTGTCTCTTCctcctgcgcagcgtcgcggaATAACTTTTCCGATGCCGTCTCTATTCCACGACATCGCACCGCTGACGCAAAGACGCCATGGCGCCCGcacgccgcaagcgccacACGTCGTGGTAGCATGCAGGAACGtcccagcgccgcctccacATGGAGGATCGCCGCGGAACGGCCCGATGATCGTGCTTTCTCGTGTCGTAGACCCTCTATAAACTATTGCCTAGGCACCTCGTTTTCGTTCACGAGATGACCCACAATGCCGTACTTTCCTGCAAAGTGCGACTCCCATTCCGCCATGTTTTTCCTGGGTAAGCCATAGCACGTACCGCTCGCTGTCGGTAAGGTCTTCGAGCTTGTCGATCGGCTGGTCGAGCGGTGTGAGCATCGCGAGGTCAAACGACTGCTTTGCCATACCCCGCGATGCATCGCGTCCGGCAAAGTTTCCGTACGGGCTGCCCGGTCCGTAAAAGTTGCGGCCAGACGACACGTCAAAGACGTTACCGTTGATGGCAAGGAGGATCTTGTTACCCTCCGGCGATGACTCATCGCCTGTTCCGTCGTACACCGCGAGAGTCTTGGGCGTATACGTCAGGAACTCGATCGACTTGGGGTGGTCAAGAGGGAGTGACGAATACGCCGAGTTCGCATCGAGGTtccggcgtgcgtcggcgaccgacggcgTAAAGATTTCCGAGAATGGATCGGGGATGTATACAAGCATCGCGATCACAAAGATCAGCATGCCTGTCAATCCGGAGTTGAGCGGATTCGACGTAAAGAACGCCACCACCTGTATCAGAGAGAAGGACGTACATTTTGTATAGCCTGTGTGTCGATCATGGTACGTGCACGTCGGCGTCCAGCGTCGGTAGCAGAACGGAATTAGCGATGTACAGTCAGCATAGATTGCGCGATGACTCGAATTTGTCAGCAGCCAAGGccgttgcgctgcgcagggGCCTCTGCGTCGCTTATCCCCATCATGAGTGCACCAACCCTGCCGAAACCtgagctcgagacgcgtCTGCTCCATGCTGACCACCCCGATGCAAACAAGGACCCGGCGCACCCCATTGCGCCGGCCATGTCGCTCTCGACGACATTCCGTCAGCCGCACCCCGACTCCGAgatggcgcagctcgctcgcgcttcGTACGACACGCCCGAGAACCCCCCGGTGAACATCTATAGCCGCTACACTCAGGACAcctcgctgcgtgcggaaAAGGTGCTTAGCAGCCTTCTTGATGCCCACGCGATCACCTTCAGCTCGGGCCTTGCCGCCTCATTCGCCATTTTGAACCTGCTCGCCCCGTCGGCGATTGCGATCCGCCGTGGCTACTTTGGCGTGCATGAAGCCGCGCACATCTATGCGCGTGGCCGCGATACCAAGATCATTGATCTCGACGAGAACTTCCCGGTGAACGagggcacgctcgacgaggcgactGGCATCCGCCGTGGCGCGACGCTTGTCTGGGTCGAGACGCCGCTCAACCCCACCGgtgaggcgcgcgacctgGTGCACTACACAAAGCGTGCGCATGAAGCCAAGGCCTACATTGCTGTCGACAGCACCTTTGCCCCTCCGCCCCTGCAGAACCCCTTTAACCAGGGCGTGGACTTTGTGATGCACTCTGCGACGAAGTACATGGGCGGCCACTCGGACATTCTCGCAGGTGTAGTGGCCACCAAGGATTACAAGAGCTACAAGGCGCTATGGGACGACCGCTCTGCGCACGGTGCGGTGCTGGGCTCGCTGGAGGCCTACCTCCTCCTGCGTTCGCTGCGCACCATGTCGCTACGTGTGCGCCAGCAGAGCAAGACCGCGACCGAGCTCGTCAAGTGGCTACACTCCCTCACCGAGGGCCAGACCCCCGCGGAAGGCACGCCGAAGGAGATTGCAAACGGCCAGTTCGTCCAGCGTGTCTTCCACTCGACGCTGCAGCCCCGCACGGACAAGGACAGCGACCTGAACCCTCACAACAAGCTCGAGAAGCTCGACTTTGACCCTAGCAAGCAGATGCCGGGTGGCGGCTCGCCCACGTTTGCCATCTTCACCAAGGAGGAGAAGTTCGCTGTCTATCTgccgcacgagctcgcctACTTTGTGCCTGCtacgtcgctcggcggtgtcgagtcgctgatcgagcagcgcaagcttGCCACGAAGGACGAGAGTCCCAACATTGTCCGCATCTCGACGGGTATCGAGGACTTTGAGGACCTGAAGGCCGACCTCACGCGCGGCATGCTCCAGACCCTCGCGAAGCACAAGTAGAGTCGTCCTAGTTTTCCCCGTAAATTCCTGGGGCACGCGGTCCCACGTGGCACATTCCTTTTTGCGGCGCGACCCCACTCTCCGCACTTGCTTCTCGCGTTGCAGTATCGCTTTGAGGCTGTAGCAAATATGAAGACAACTTGGTTTTTCGCGTGCTTTGCGTGCTTTGCCGCAACGCTCTTTACGATGGTTGTGGCCCAGATGCCTGATGTGTACGTTTTTTGTCTAATGTAGTATGGATGACCTGGGCGCCCCCATTGTTGCCGCCCCTGTGATTGCCCGTGCCGAGCCGTCGAACAACGCTGGCGGCAACGGCACCGCATCGAACCACACGTCTCCGGCCTCGTCTGCAACGCCGACTTCTTCGGCGGCTGGAAACAGCACCGACACTCCGAcgccctcggcgtcgaACCAGATTGAAGCCTCCGGCACGGCTGGCCCCGGTGCCGTTGCGACAGTCTCTGCCGACACCACGCAGGGCACCTGCACTATTGGTAATGGTCTCTCGGACAACCAGCAGGCTGGCTGGACGGACAGCATTATCAACACTTGCTGCACGGGCCCGAAGTCATCTACGTGCTGGTACCGTGTCCAGGCCAAggtcgccgctgccgacgcaTGCAGGATCCCCAACTGTGACGATCTTGTGACGAACGACCCCGACAAGATGGTCGGCTTCCGCCCCCTCACGGCGACCACTGGCGAGGGCAAATATGGCAACACGTTCCCGATTCTCTTCCTGAgcgcgggcgtgcgcccCTCTATTCATCTCCTTTTGTTCATTGTCGCGCCTATTGGTGTGTCGCTGTTGCTTCTGTTGTAAGCTATGAGACGACGGGCGACTACCGATACCATTGCCCCGTAGGCCCGTAGCGTTTTCCCTTTTGCCGCACCCCGCGATTGGCGCGCACTGTGTCGGGTCACGTGCACTACGCCACCGCCACCCAAGAAGAATGGTATAAGAAGGCGGCAGCCGTGGGCAGGACGAGACACGGATGGTCGGGCCACCAAAGTTAGACCTGATGAGGTCCGTGGCCAAATGGGGGCGCACGTTAGATGCGCTCTCAGGCATGCGCCACCAAGCCTCTCCACAGCAAGGACGTATGGGGTATGCACGCCTGCGCACGGACGCTCccccaggcgccgcgctgaaGCAGGCACGGCGTTTGCGCTCCTTGTCCCGTATGGGGCGCTACATGTCCTACACTCTCGAGCAGATTGCTCCGGTGTGGAAGGGAGCGCTACGCGTCTTTTCGCcgtcgcacgccgcgcagacggcgacgcgcatgcCGTCGCGTCCGGGCTTTGTGCCGGAACACTATGGCCTTTCGAGCCGCGGAACGCGCCTGGGCAACTTTGCACTgatgcgtgcgcgcctccCGCGTGGACCCTCGCTGGCACCGTCCATGCGCCATGGGCCGGGCCTTCAGTCTGCACGCTCGTTTTCGTCGGGACCCCAAGGCGCACGACTCTTTGAAAACATGATTACCAATGCCCCGCTCGCTctgcgtgcggccggcTGCGATATCGACAAGGACTGGAACCGCAAGGCTACGCATGCCACGCCGGCGTTTGCGTATGCGATGGATGCCCAGCGCTGGGGCTTGCAGTGCtcccagcgcgcgctcgagatggccgtcgcctcggcgaaCGCTGCGATGGGCGTGTGGCACGAAAAGCCCAaggccgccgtgccggAGCGTATCCAGACCGTGGAAGAGTACACACCGAGCGCATACGATCTCGACCTCCTGTTCCCGATGCCGGtcacgtcgcgcccgagctcAAAGCTGGTCACGACAATGCACGTCCCTCTCGAGCCCGACATAGGCAGCATCCTCGAGCGGGGTCAAGCGGTCGAGACGTATGCGTCTTTGGAGGATTCATGGACTGCAACGGGCATGCTGGACAGCACCGTACGCGAGAGGCTCCATGCGATTCATGCAGCCTACAGCGCACACGAGCAGCGGCTCACCGCACTCGAAcaggtgctgcgcggccgtggAATCTGGCCCAGCGACCTCGATGTGTCGGCTATGCTTACTTCGTCTAGTCTACGTCagccgctcgtgctcgaaATCGAGTTCGAGGGGTGGTCGAGggacgaggtgcagcgcatgctTGAGTACCATCTTGGCTCGTGCGAGTGGTGCTCCTTGTCCGAGACGCGGTGCGAGCCGGATCTCTTCTATGGGCCTCCGGATGCACCGAATGCTGAATTGGATATGCTCGACGCTTATCTCTATGGCACGGaacagcgccgccgccgcatgcAGAATGCCGTTTAATCTTTGTTCGTAGCTCGTGAAAGAAAGTGTTCCTTTGTCCTCCACATTCACACAGCCATGGTGGCCATCGCGGAGCTGCAGGGCGACGACCACGATATGGCTGCGCAAGAATCGGTGTGGGCAGACGTTACGCCTGTGCCCCAGGTGGATGGCCCCGAGCCACTGTGCCCCATCATGTATGACCCGGACTGTAGGTGGCTCCGCTCACCCAGACACCAAGGCCATGGACCTGTTTCGCGCTTTGAAGCAGATGCGTCCTAACGGCGTCGAGGCatccgagcgcgcgctcgcgctcacCGAGCATCTGATCTACCTGAACCCCGCCAACTATAGCGTGTGGCAGTACCGCGCACAGGTCTTGCTCGAGATGGCGGCCTCGGACGCTTcgcaccagcgcctgcgcgacgagctcgacttTATGGACGAGTTTGCGCAGGGCAATATGAAAAACTACCAGATCTGGTAGGTCGCACATCTTACCCAGGCAACACCGCCGTGTGATTGTTtcggtgctcggcgatcCGAGCCGCGAACTTGCGTTTACCAGCACCGTCTTGGACCTCGACAGCAAGAACTACCACACGTGGGCCTACCGCCAGTGGGTGCTTGCACACTTTGGCGGTCTGCACAAGCACGACAACAAGGTGGAAGCACCAGGTGCAGGCGCGTTTCCGGCACTATGGgacggcgagctcgcgtATGTTGACAAtatgctcgaggcggacgtgcgcaaCAACAGTGCCTACAACCACCGCTGGTTCTGTGTGTGGGGCCGGCTCTTAGAAGGGCGCATTGTCCCGCCTGAGCTTGAGGCAAAGCGCCAAGAAGAGATCGACTATGCCCTCAACAAGATTGCCGTTGCGCCGAACAATGCGAGCCCGTGGAACTACTTGCGGgggtacgtcgctcgactgacgcagcgtgTGCACAGCCCTGACGCCCCGTGTACCGATGCACACGATCGATGGCCGCGTCCTCTCCTATATTCCCCAACCCGAccacgagcgtgcggcgcagcagcccgaggtcgacgaggccggcaAGACGCCAGCACATGCACTCGAGTGGTTGCTGGACAGCGCTGCTGAGCGTATcaaggccggcgacgccaCGCTCAGGCCTACGTGTAGTGCAGTACGTGCTTTTCCTAACGCAGCTCCtagcgcgcctcgcgcacgcggaCCCCGCACGAACCAAGTACTGGCAGTTCCGCCAAGCCGCCTTGCCGTAGATGTGGAGGCGTCTCTTGGCCATCATGCAGGGATTCAATAGTAGGTCGTGTCGCTGAACAAAGTGGGGCGGTACCGCCCTTATGACGAGGATTATCGCGAGGTGAAGAAGAAGAGTGGCATTTCGAAGCAGAATCCCGGGACGAGGGTCGTGCGGTGTACGTCGCGTTGCTGACGCAGTCGAGCTCCCGTTCAATATCTGGTGGTACGTGCCACAGCTTATgcagcggctcgtgcaATAACCATATCGGCCAAGGTGTTCGATACAATGCACACAAGACACAGGTAGGCAACTACTACAGCACGCCCATCTGGGCGTTTCGGTGCAAGTGTCACCTGTGCCAGAACTGGTTCGAGATCCGGACCGACCCCCAAGTACGTCGCCTTGCTCACGCAGAATACGCGTTATGTGATCGAGtctggcgcgcggcagcagctccAGGACTGGGACCCCGAGGAGCACGGTGGCCACCCCATCCACGGTACGTCGTACCCCTAACCCAGACCCCGATGCACCGAACGAGGACGGGGCCTTTTCGCAGCTTGAAAAGACCAAGACACGCCAAAAAGACGGCGCAAAGCGCCaagcgcgcatcgaggagctcgaggaccaCTCTGCCGAGCGTTGGTCGGACCCCTACACGATCaatgccgagctgcgcaaatCGTTCCGTATCGAAAAGAAGGCGCGTATTGAGCGTGCGGAGCGCGATGCATCGCTGCGTGAGCGGATCGGGTGGAGCGAGGACATGCCGCTGGTCGGCGAGTCTTCTGGCCTTGCGACGCCcgacgtgcggcgcgagtggagcgaggcgcgcgatgcgcctcGTTCCCCGAGGCGTTCCTCGACAACCACGCTCAagcggcgagcggctcgtgcgccgcgcatgagcgcagctgcacgtAACCTTGCCGGGCAGATTCTAGCGCCAGGTCGTGCGAAGCGATAACGATGCAAGCTATCAGGCTCTATACCATGTAAATTAAACGAGCTTCGCCTTGTCCGCCTTCTGCGGTGCAGCTTCCGGCACAGTGCCAGTCGGGATGATGGAGCCGACCTTGAGGCCGGTGCTCTTCTCGACGTTTTGGATGCCCGAGGAGATCGCATCCTTGGTTTGGTAGCCGGCCATCTCGAGGTGCGACACACCCGTACCCCACTTCTCCTTGATCGTGTTCCAGGCCGACTGGCGCTTCTGGCTCAGCTCCGGGAACTTCTTCTGCTCGATCGACTCGTAGTAGTTCGCCGTGTTCTCCGCAGTGTGGGGCAGGAAGTATTTGAGCGAGAGCGCAAAGACGACCGGAGGGGTGATCCAGCGGATCGGGAAGGAGCCTGCGTTAGCTCATCAAACGTACGGTGCCGCGTGAAGACCAtgctcgcgagcgtcgcaacACCCACGTAGAGGCCGTTGGGCGTCAGCGACTCGTCCTTCGCAACGAGCTTGTCGAGGCGGTCTGTGTCAGGAATGCGACGTACTTTCGACCTTGTGTTCCGTCTGCACCACGCGGTCCACACCCGAGCGCACCGTctggagcgcatcgcgcgtgTAGCCCTGCACGGCATGGCGGATGTTGCCGatctggcgctcgagctccgtcTCGGTCTCGACGACAACGAGGGGCTTATCCGACTCAGGATACACAGAGAGCTTCTCCTGCACGAAATCAACTGGTTAGCACGTATTCTCATCGCGCCGCACTACGCACCGACTGCTGAGGCATGGCGGTTCACAAGCGCCGTCCGATCCCGACAGGCGTCGCTCCACGGCCCGGCGAAATAAATGCGTAAATCCCCGATAGGTCGCGTCCTgcgaccgtgcgcatcgagcgaGGATGTCGGACGATGACGTACGTAGCGTGTGCTCACGCAGTTTATGATGGATGATGCGCTGGAGGAGGTATGCAGAGAGGCTTATGCAGGATTACGACTTTGAATATGAGGAGGATGACGACGATCAGGACGCGGACGCGTACATCGAGAACAAGTACTACAACGCCAaaggtgcgtcgcgcgactcacACAGCCATCAAAGGCGAGAAACCGGACGAGGCGATAAGTGAGCTACAAGATATCTTGGATGCCGAGACTGATATGACCGAATGGCACGTTGCCTCACTGACGCAGGGGTTTCAAGGCGTTGAAGCAGCAGACCAAGATCAACTTTCaccgcggccgccacgaagaggcgctgcgctcctaccgcgcgctgctcaagtATACCAAGTCGGCCGTGACGCGTAACTATACGTATGTGATTCGACTTATGCAGGGAGAAATCGGTCAACTCCATTCTCGACTATGTCTCGGCGTCttcggcgacgctcgcgatcCTCGAGTCGTTTTACAGCGCAAcggacgaggtgctggcAGCGACGCAGAGCGACCGCCTCAATATGAAAATCAAGCTGAAGCTTGCACGGCTATGGCTCTCGCGGAAAGAGTGgacgcgcctcgtggaTGTAGGTTCCTGTGCTCACCCAGATcctccgcgagctgcgcacgggCGACTTTGCGAGCGATACGGGTGATGGCCAGTCCCAAGGCACGCTTCTCCTCGAGttgcttgcgctcgaggtgcaaATGTACCGCGAGATGGGCAACATGAAAAAGGTCAAGGTAGGTCCCTTTTGCCAACACAGGACACCTATCAAGCTGCGATGCGCATCAAGAATGCGATCCCCCATCCCCGTACCATGGGTATCATCCGCGAGAGTGGCGGAAAGATGCACATGTCCGAgagtacgtcgcgccgctcacACAGAAAACTGGGAGGCTGCCCAAGTCGACTTTTTCCAAGCCTTTCGCAGCTACGATGAGGCAGGGAGCCCCTTGCGCATCCAGGTGCTCAAGTACCTTGTACTGGCGCACATGCTGACCGGCAATGACGTCAACCCCTTTGACTCACAGGAGACCAAGCCCTACCGCGAGGACCCGAACATCATCGCCATGACGTCGCTGGTCGACGCGTACCAACGGCGCGACATCCAAGAGGCCGAGCGGATCGTGGAAGAAAATCACGCCACCCTCACCGAAGACGAATTCATTTCGGAGTTTAtcgccgacgtgctcaAAGAGTTGCGAATCCAGTACCTCATCGATGTCGTACGCCCCTATGGCTCGATCCAGCTAGCCACACTGTCCAGGGTGCGTAATTTTTGCTGACGCAGCTTCTCCGCCGGCCCCTCAACGAGGTTACGTCATTGGTTCTGATGTTGATCCTCGATGGCCGC
The sequence above is a segment of the Malassezia japonica chromosome 6, complete sequence genome. Coding sequences within it:
- the RAM2 gene encoding galactose-6-sulfurylase (COG:O; BUSCO:EOG09263Z41; EggNog:ENOG503NV0Q), with the protein product MVAIAELQGDDHDMAAQESVWADVTPVPQVDGPEPLCPIMYDPDYTKAMDLFRALKQMRPNGVEASERALALTEHLIYLNPANYSVWQYRAQVLLEMAASDASHQRLRDELDFMDEFAQGNMKNYQIWQHRRVIVSVLGDPSRELAFTSTVLDLDSKNYHTWAYRQWVLAHFGGLHKHDNKVEAPGAGAFPALWDGELAYVDNMLEADVRNNSAYNHRWFCVWGRLLEGRIVPPELEAKRQEEIDYALNKIAVAPNNASPWNYLRGVCTALTPRVPMHTIDGRVLSYIPQPDHERAAQQPEVDEAGKTPAHALEWLLDSAAERIKAGDATLRPTCSALLARLAHADPARTKYWQFRQAALP
- the saf4 gene encoding Protein saf4 (EggNog:ENOG503NUV9; COG:S): MQGFNMGRYRPYDEDYREVKKKSGISKQNPGTRVVRFELPFNIWCGSCNNHIGQGVRYNAHKTQVGNYYSTPIWAFRCKCHLCQNWFEIRTDPQNTRYVIESGARQQLQDWDPEEHGGHPIHDPDAPNEDGAFSQLEKTKTRQKDGAKRQARIEELEDHSAERWSDPYTINAELRKSFRIEKKARIERAERDASLRERIGWSEDMPLVGESSGLATPDVRREWSEARDAPRSPRRSSTTTLKRRAARAPRMSAAARNLAGQILAPGRAKR
- a CDS encoding uncharacterized protein (COG:S; EggNog:ENOG503P24Y), translated to MPQQSEKLSVYPESDKPLVVVETETELERQIGNIRHAVQGYTRDALQTVRSGVDRVVQTEHKVENRLDKLVAKDESLTPNGLYVGVATLASMVFTRHRSFPIRWITPPVVFALSLKYFLPHTAENTANYYESIEQKKFPELSQKRQSAWNTIKEKWGTGVSHLEMAGYQTKDAISSGIQNVEKSTGLKVGSIIPTGTVPEAAPQKADKAKLV
- a CDS encoding uncharacterized protein (COG:O; COG:T; EggNog:ENOG503NZ5W), which produces MSDDDFMMDDALEEDYDFEYEEDDDDQDADAYIENKYYNAKAIKGEKPDEAISELQDILDAETDMTEWGFKALKQQTKINFHRGRHEEALRSYRALLKYTKSAVTRNYTEKSVNSILDYVSASSATLAILESFYSATDEVLAATQSDRLNMKIKLKLARLWLSRKEWTRLVDILRELRTGDFASDTGDGQSQGTLLLELLALEVQMYREMGNMKKVKDTYQAAMRIKNAIPHPRTMGIIRESGGKMHMSEKNWEAAQVDFFQAFRSYDEAGSPLRIQVLKYLVLAHMLTGNDVNPFDSQETKPYREDPNIIAMTSLVDAYQRRDIQEAERIVEENHATLTEDEFISEFIADVLKELRIQYLIDVVRPYGSIQLATLSRVPNSSSI